The following coding sequences lie in one Elusimicrobiota bacterium genomic window:
- a CDS encoding cupin domain-containing protein, producing the protein MTKNISLLSKAIDLCKMLRYQKGSVVSREIIRKKTGTVTLFAFDKGEGLSEHTAPFDALVYIADGEAEITIAGKKNKVEKGKFIIMPAKKPHALHAVKKFKMLLIMIRS; encoded by the coding sequence ATGACAAAAAATATTTCTTTGCTTTCAAAAGCGATTGATCTTTGCAAAATGCTCCGATATCAAAAGGGTTCGGTGGTAAGCAGGGAAATAATAAGAAAAAAAACGGGGACCGTAACGCTTTTTGCGTTTGACAAGGGAGAGGGTTTAAGCGAGCATACAGCTCCGTTTGACGCGCTTGTTTATATTGCAGACGGCGAAGCGGAAATTACTATCGCTGGCAAGAAAAACAAAGTGGAAAAAGGTAAGTTTATTATTATGCCGGCAAAAAAACCGCATGCCTTACATGCTGTCAAGAAATTCAAAATGCTCCTTATAATGATTAGATCGTAA
- a CDS encoding Smr/MutS family protein — protein sequence MAKLKLDLHEIFRKGGEIEAALSRVIGEAVEKRIALVEIISGKGSGQLKKHVLRFLAKPEIKSLYHRIEKDDKNFGRIFVHFRHKNCKAYHS from the coding sequence ATGGCTAAACTAAAATTGGACTTGCATGAAATTTTCAGGAAGGGCGGGGAAATTGAAGCCGCGCTCAGCCGAGTTATTGGAGAGGCGGTTGAGAAAAGGATAGCCCTGGTTGAAATTATTTCAGGTAAAGGCAGCGGACAGCTGAAAAAGCATGTCTTGAGGTTTCTGGCAAAGCCGGAAATAAAAAGCCTTTATCACAGAATAGAAAAAGACGACAAAAATTTCGGAAGAATTTTTGTGCATTTCAGGCATAAGAATTGCAAGGCGTATCATAGTTGA